The proteins below are encoded in one region of Toxoplasma gondii ME49 chromosome IV, whole genome shotgun sequence:
- a CDS encoding hemimethylated DNA binding domain-containing protein (encoded by transcript TGME49_210778), whose translation MEDFLSIAHGNPLDGPMAETPRWHPAEWEAVLGNMESAVLKIDFSQSLGNWASIREQSTFNVTMADSTVVCTHPQRRDDDLFMEFPQSTQNAKSNGLTPKRADAEPKRLVSAFPEMRDYLRTARLRWIVDRCFQFKDGDASEWTYEICVGKKVTQFAGNQKAGKTIGKTLFEWGTYKIGHDQLWANGTLTQIYGNGTGGRQTEVFFECLDQYPTVTAIEEVRESELRMWVGASMFCDFRPTNPTPPLLEALLRPLEGWCANFTTTGFWSYEYCHPDSLVQFHKDSSGDVRDPMFLLGTLHTSTPSSTFMWKTHASADFPMLRGKGAGVNTNSRPKFRFLPVQLVDFPSELNRGREEKPQQVLAMELTKGTLCDSADVQRSTRVLFECPDDFATLATHQVMKVMETSPCHHELLIHTPLVCPHPRLLPPRPKEPQQVNCVPVESHQLDSPHVSEANHVKVTAGTAVDPGLEAIPSSYLPDGKISLNGSHFGMRQYKRSRSSRKSPAFRVGRLVRHRWSKYTAVVLSWDRSCEAPPDWTAKVYEHYPESSSHKPHYLLLVDQAAVREPQLPLFAYVPEVALEPAPAGQGLFRHPLTSYFFHHFSTHSLTSN comes from the exons ATGGAGGATTTCTTGTCCATCGCTCACGGCAACCCGCTGGATGGACCGATGGCAGAAACGCCGAGGTGGCACCCGGCAGAGTGGGAGGCGGTCCTTGGGAACATGGAAAGCGCCGTTTTGAAAATCGACTTCTCTCAGAGCCTTGGCAACTGGGCGTCCATCAGAGAGCAGTCCACGTTCAACGTGACGATGGCGGACTCGACCGTCGTATGCACGCACCCGCAGCGACGAGATGACGACCTTTTCATGGAGTTCCCTCAGAGTACACAGAACGCAAAGAGCAACGGCTTGACCCCTAAGAGAGCAGACGCGGAACCGAAACGCTTAGTTTCGGCCTTCCCGGAAATGCGCGATTACCTGCGAACCGCTCGACTCAGATGGATCGTTGACCGGTGCTTCCAGTtcaaagacggagacgcttCGGAGTGGACCTATGAAATCTGCGTGGG GAAGAAAGTGACGCAGTTCGCAGGCAACCAGAAAGCCGGGAAGACGATAGGCAAAACGCTCTTTGAGTGGGGGACGTACAAGATAGGTCACGACCAGCTATGGGCGAACGGCACTTTGACTCAG ATCTATGGAAACGGCACCGGAGGACGGCAGACGGAAGTCTTCTTCGAGTGTCTTGACCAGTATCCGACAGTTACGGCAATCGAAGAAGTTCGCGAAAGCGAGTTGCGCATGTGGGTTGGAGCCTCCATGTTTTGCGACTTCCGTCCAACCAACCCGACACCT CCCTTGCTCGAGGCGCTCCTGCGGCCACTCGAAGGCTGGTGCGCGAACTTCACGACGACTGGATTCTGGTCCTACGAATACTGTCATCCAGACAGCTTGGTCCAATTTCACAAAGACAGTTCAG GCGATGTCAGAGACCCGATGTTCCTCCTGGGAACTCTGCACACGTCGACACCGTCGTCGACATTCATGTGGAAAACCCACGCGTCTGCAGACTTCCCCATGCTCCGAGGAAAAGGCGCAGGCGTCAACACAAACAGTCGGCCGAAGTTCCGCTTTCTGCCGGTCCAGCTTGTGGACTTTCCCTCCGAGCTCAACAGgggacgagaggagaaacccCAGCAGGTCCTCGCTATGGAGTTGACGAAG GGAACACTCTGTGACAGCGCGGATGTCCAGCGGAGCACTCGCGTCCTTTTCGAGTGCCCTGACGACTTCGCCACGCTCGCCACGCATCAGGTCATGAAAGTGATGGAG ACATCGCCGTGCCACCATGAGCTACTGATACACACCCCTCTAGTCTGTCCACACCCACGACTGCTACCACCCCGGCCGAAGGAACCGCAG CAAGTCAACTGCGTCCCAGTGGAAAGCCATCAGTTGGATTCGCCTCACGTGTCTGAGGCCAACCACGTGAAG GTCACTGCCGGGACGGCAGTAGATCCAGGGCTCGAAGCGATCCCGTCAAGTTATCTTCCTGATGGCAAAATCAG CTTAAACGGGAGCCACTTCGGCATGAGACAATATAAGAGAAGTCGTTCATCTCGGAAGTCCCCTGCTTTCAGGGTTGGACGCCTCGTCAG GCATCGGTGGTCTAAATACACGGCAGTGGTGCTTTCGTGGGACCGCAGCTGCGAAGCCCCTCCAGATTGGACTGCGAAG GTTTACGAGCACTATCCTGAATCATCCAGTCACAAGCCTCATTATCTCCTCTTGGTGGACCAGGCAGCTGTAAGAGAACCTCAACTGCCCCTATTTGCCTACGTGCCAGAA GTTGCCCTAGAGCCAGCACCTGCCGGCCAAGGACTTTTCCGACATCCTCTCACCTCATATTTCTTTCAC CATTTTTCAACTCACA GCCTCACAAGCAATTAA
- a CDS encoding hypothetical protein (encoded by transcript TGME49_210770~Signal peptide predicted by SignalP 2.0 HMM (probability 0.811) with cleavage site probability 0.604 at residue 22) yields MHFSRVVVFIVGMASATSNLYAVPIDKLLSKVNGRASAFQREGPPDTESETSLHASEEAETDSALSHEEDVETVQRQAKLEAEDEELERIEEEREMKADREKRAADKAFIAQMKIDEAQQKDQIRTDTMKETKMIEKDAKAELELQKKIDEQEAESGAEVFAEEQQKASRAITDAEAALTGFHSSHGDLKAGADKKPHGSSLAAGRLDVGKPSDVESSTELNTECGKPPLSTSKCEGVEEKLEKLRDDEEALEKEEEKTEKEMAGEPTEDSDAEHDDEEQESFVQILRQRAKQKRGVKHDIHENRKFTRLSTKDHGNFARSFMV; encoded by the exons ATGCACTTCTCAAGAGTAGTGGTTTTCATTGTCGGGATGGCGTCAGCCACCTCTAATCTTTACGCCGTTCCAATCGACAAGCTGCTGTCAAAAGTGAACGGCAGGGCATCTGCTTTTCAACGCGAAGGGCCACCTGATACAGAATCAGAGACGAGTCTTCACGCATCGGAAGAAGCTGAGACTGATAGTGCACTCTCCCATGAGGAAGATGTG GAGACGGTGCAGCGTCAAGCTAAACtagaggcagaagacgaagagttAGAACGTATTGAGGAAGAACGTGAAATGAAGGCC GACCGTGAGAAAAGGGCAGCGGACAAAGCTTTCATAGCACAGATGAAGATAGATGAAGCTCAGCAGAAGGATCAGATTCGAACCGACACAA TGAAGGAAACAAAAATGATTGAGAAAGATGCCAAAG CCGAACTGGAGCTTCAGAAGAAGATTGACGAGCAAGAGGCTGAATCCGGGGCAGAAGTTTTTGCGGAAGAACAACAGAAGGCCAGC CGGGCAATTACGGACGCGGAAGCTGCCTTGACTGGCTTCCATTCCTCGCATGGCGACCTGAAAGCCGGAGCAG ATAAAAAACCGCATGGTTCTTCTTTAGCAGCA GGCAGACTCGATGTCGGGAAGCCTTCTGACGTCGAATCATCTACGGAG CTGAACACAGAGTGCGGCAAGCCACCATTATCCACTTCTAAGTGTGAG GGCGTTGAGGAGAAACTAGAAAAACTGAGAGATGATGAGGAAGCCCTAGAG aaagaggaagaaaaaacagagaaagaaatggCAGGAGAACCGACCGAAGATTCAGACGCGGAACATGATGATGAAGAACAG GAGTCGTTTGTACAAATACTCCGACaaagagcgaagcagaagcgggGTGTCAAACACGATATCCACGAAAACCGGAAGTTCACAAGGTTGTCCACAAAAGACCATGGCAATTTTGCGCGGAGCTTTATGGTGTGA
- a CDS encoding glutamine amidotransferase-related, putative (encoded by transcript TGME49_210760), with protein MLEHLERAMSLTLEFSRTGKPSIDKSFSPVDSPSFFRSCGDSGLTTTTAASNHTDETSSVASNTAAGLLAGNLADLYSDEEVPFSAMIPSRSSAKASQGEGITKIADDQNQLKIPLSQSGELLAEQDIPRALDDFVRVLVVTRRWLRKGRLTGYVSELHLEMLQIHNAVPVMVPRTPWTRAMLDGFMPMHGLLLVEGEDVGPSLDPYRGTASVDQVQKLEVQSMHPGEVTSDEDRDAIELELLQRCHRDGIPILGICRGCQLINIFRGGSLYYDIGLQVGKEVQHINYSNYDQHRHGLWVNARSPLASLFREECEKGRSCGALLSAEDVLERIQTPQPVISSRGVEARAEPELHQDASTKSEVNGLATASTGNGAASGSAERCNDDTSCSGPETGRGDVFFSLQVNSYHHQGVRQLGQGLFPIAFSEDGLVEAYCDDGMMTSESRQPGADPKDGSWQNAERDTRRPREHFVLGLQFHPERMTEDYAGCRRIFGAFVAACRRYKNAAASATSTVSRSKE; from the exons ATGCTTGAACATCTCGAGAGAGCCATGTCTCTCACACTGGAATTCTCGCGTACGGGTAAACCTTCCATCGATAAGAGTTTTTCTCCTGTGGACTCACCCTCCTTTTTTCGGAGCTGCGGTGACAGTGGGCTAACCACCACAACGGCAGCCAGTAACCATACTGATGAAACTTCGTCAGTAGCATCTAATACAGCCGCCGGACTACTCGCTGGTAATCTTGCCGACCTTTACAGTGATGAGGAAGTTCCGTTTTCCGCGATGATTCCCTCCAGAAGCAGCGCCAAGGCTTCTCAGGGGGAAGGCATTACGAAGATCGCTGACGACCAGAACCAGTTGAAAATACCGTTGTCACAGTCGGGCGAATTACTGGCAGAGCAAGATATCCCACGGGCACTTGACGACTTCGTGCGTGTTCTCGTGGTGACTCGAAGATGGCTGCGCAAAGGTCGCCTCACCGGATATGTTAGTGAACTGCATCTGGAGATGTTGCAGATTCATAATGCCGTGCCGGTAATGGTTCCTAGAACTCCGTGGACCCGCGCCATGCTGGATGGTTTCATGCCGATGCATGGATTGTTGCTAGTTGAAGGCGAAGATGTCGGCCCATCACTCGATCCATACAGAGGCACTGCGTCAGTGGACCAAGTGCAGAAGCTTGAGGTGCAGTCGATGCACCCTGGCGAGGTCACGTCTGACGAGGACCGAGATGCTATCGAGTTGGAGCTTCTTCAGCGGTGTCACAGGGATGGCATACCTATATTAGGAATTTGTAGAGGGTGCCAGCTTATCAATATATTTCGCGGCGGTTCGCTTTATTACGATATCGGTTTACAAGTCGGCAAAGAAGTGCAGCACATCAACTATAGCAACTACG ATCAACACCGACATGGGTTGTGGGTAAATGCTCGTTCGCCGCTCGCGAGTTTGTTCCGGGAGGAGTGTGAAAAAGGGCGCTCCTGCGGTGCGCTTCTATCAGCCGAAGATGTTCTAGAGCGTATCCAGACTCCACAACCAGTGATATCCTCGCGTGGGGTAGAGGCACGTGCAGAGCCAGAACTGCATCAAGATGCCAGCACGAAATCGGAGGTGAACGGGCTGGCCACAGCCTCAACAGGAAACGGTGCGGCTTCTGGTTCGGCTGAGAGATGCAACGACGACACATCATGTTCTGGTCCCGAAACTGGAAGAGGCgacgtttttttcagtttgCAAGTGAATTCTTACCACCACCAAGGAGTGCGCCAGTTGGGCCAGGGTTTGTTTCCGATTGCTTTTTCTGAAGATGGTCTTGTCGAAGCTTATTGTGACGATGGCATGATGACGTCTGAAAGCCGGCAACCCGGAGCGGACCCGAAGGATGGAAGCTGGCAAAATGCCGAACGTGACACCAGGCGGCCCAGAGAACATTTCGTGCTTGGTCTTCAG TTTCATCCGGAGCGAATGACGGAGGACTATGCAGGATGCCGGCGCATATTCGGGGCTTTCGTTGCGGCGTGTCGGAGGTACAAGAACGCTGCTGCTTCGGCTACATCCACAGTGTCTCGCTCTAAGGAGTGA